From the Bacteroidales bacterium genome, one window contains:
- the lpdA gene encoding dihydrolipoyl dehydrogenase, protein MKYDIIIIGSGPGGYVAAIRAAQLGFSVAVVERAELGGICLNWGCIPTKALLKSAQVFNYARHASDYGVKISGEPMPDFEAIVKRSRTVAENMSKGIQFLFKKNKIEVIQGTGKILPDKKVEVTDPNGNITTYEAAHIIIATGARSRTLPNLPIDNKKIIGYRKAMTLEKQPQSLLVVGSGAIGSEFAHFYNTIGTKVTLVEMLPNIVPIEDEEVSKQLERSFKKNGMKVYTSSTVENVDISGDLCKVLIKTPKGEETVEAEIVLSAVGVSTNIEGIGLEECGIRAEKGKVMVDDFYRTNVEGYFAIGDIVKGPALAHVASREGIICVEKIAGKDVKPMDYNNIPGCTYTYPEIASVGLTEKAALEAGHEIKVGKFPFTASGKATASGFRDGFIKVIFDAKSGMWLGAHFIGENVTEMIAEAVVARTLGTTVHEILSSVHPHPTMSEAVMEAVAAAYGEVIHI, encoded by the coding sequence ATGAAATACGACATTATTATTATCGGCTCAGGCCCAGGAGGGTACGTGGCCGCTATCAGAGCAGCTCAATTAGGATTTTCAGTTGCTGTTGTTGAAAGGGCTGAATTAGGTGGCATTTGCCTGAACTGGGGGTGCATACCTACAAAAGCATTGTTGAAATCAGCACAGGTTTTTAACTATGCTAGGCATGCTTCTGATTACGGAGTGAAAATTTCAGGCGAACCTATGCCGGATTTTGAAGCTATAGTGAAACGAAGCCGTACTGTTGCCGAAAATATGAGCAAAGGGATACAGTTTTTGTTTAAAAAGAATAAAATTGAAGTTATACAAGGCACAGGGAAAATCCTCCCGGATAAAAAAGTTGAAGTAACTGATCCAAATGGAAACATAACAACCTATGAAGCTGCTCACATAATCATTGCAACCGGTGCACGCTCACGGACATTGCCGAATCTTCCGATAGATAACAAAAAAATAATAGGTTACCGTAAAGCGATGACATTGGAAAAACAACCACAATCATTGCTTGTTGTTGGCTCGGGAGCCATTGGTTCCGAGTTTGCCCATTTCTATAATACCATTGGTACAAAAGTTACATTGGTTGAAATGCTTCCCAATATTGTCCCTATTGAAGATGAAGAAGTATCAAAGCAGTTAGAGCGTAGTTTTAAAAAGAACGGCATGAAAGTATATACTTCTTCAACCGTTGAAAATGTTGATATCAGCGGAGATTTATGCAAAGTGTTGATTAAAACTCCTAAAGGTGAAGAAACTGTTGAAGCTGAAATTGTGCTTTCTGCGGTTGGTGTGAGCACTAATATTGAAGGCATTGGACTCGAGGAGTGTGGTATTCGGGCGGAAAAAGGCAAAGTAATGGTTGATGATTTTTACCGTACAAATGTTGAAGGCTACTTTGCCATCGGTGATATCGTGAAAGGCCCCGCGCTGGCGCATGTGGCATCACGCGAAGGCATCATCTGTGTTGAAAAAATAGCAGGAAAAGATGTGAAACCTATGGATTATAACAATATTCCAGGCTGTACTTACACCTATCCCGAGATAGCTTCAGTCGGGTTAACCGAAAAAGCAGCTCTTGAAGCTGGCCACGAAATAAAGGTGGGCAAATTTCCTTTCACTGCCTCGGGAAAAGCAACAGCTTCAGGTTTCAGAGATGGCTTCATTAAGGTTATTTTTGATGCCAAATCAGGGATGTGGCTGGGAGCACATTTCATAGGTGAAAATGTTACTGAAATGATTGCAGAAGCTGTGGTGGCACGAACTTTGGGAACAACAGTGCACGAAATTTTATCTTCAGTGCATCCGCATCCCACAATGTCGGAAGCAGTGAT
- a CDS encoding ATP-binding cassette domain-containing protein has translation MLELRNISKRIGDFVLEDISFNVSKGDYFVLLGVSGAGKTMLLEIIAGLRNTDKGNIILDGLDITNIRANKRGVGLVFQDSAIFPHLNVAKNIAYSLHGKGLTKAEIQSRVIKWAETVNIENLLERQSNGLSGGEKRRVALARTLAMEPDILLLDEPLSSLDVLLQYDMIRLLKQINTSGKTIMHVTHDYNEAYSLARTLAIINSGKIEQLGLPEEIFKNPYSKFVSAMTGIRNFFVCHEIQNAGKLYKIRIKEGLSVFSSEYCAPGNPFFIREDEISFTNQDINIEENIIEGIITDIFPSPEFYSVVVDAGVNFYVRVKKQDMKLLSVNIGGKIRVQILPEVVIPVKRDTT, from the coding sequence ACATATCAAAACGTATTGGTGATTTTGTTTTGGAGGATATTTCTTTTAATGTTTCAAAAGGCGATTATTTTGTTTTGCTGGGTGTTTCCGGAGCCGGAAAAACTATGTTGCTTGAAATCATAGCTGGCCTCAGAAACACTGATAAAGGGAATATTATACTTGACGGATTGGATATAACCAATATTAGAGCTAATAAGCGTGGAGTAGGCTTGGTATTTCAGGATAGTGCTATTTTCCCCCATTTAAATGTTGCGAAAAATATTGCATATTCTTTGCATGGAAAAGGCTTAACAAAAGCCGAAATTCAATCTCGTGTGATAAAATGGGCAGAGACAGTCAATATTGAAAACCTTCTCGAGCGCCAGTCAAACGGCCTTTCAGGAGGTGAAAAAAGAAGAGTCGCTCTTGCAAGAACGCTGGCTATGGAACCCGACATTTTATTGCTGGATGAACCATTATCATCATTAGATGTTTTGCTTCAATATGATATGATTAGGTTGTTAAAACAAATAAATACTTCCGGAAAAACAATCATGCATGTAACTCATGATTATAATGAAGCATATTCTCTTGCCAGAACCCTGGCAATAATAAATTCAGGGAAAATTGAGCAATTAGGTTTGCCGGAAGAAATATTTAAAAACCCCTACAGCAAGTTTGTGTCGGCAATGACCGGAATAAGAAACTTTTTTGTTTGTCATGAAATACAAAATGCAGGCAAATTATACAAAATACGCATTAAGGAAGGATTATCTGTTTTTTCATCAGAGTATTGTGCCCCGGGAAATCCTTTCTTTATAAGAGAGGATGAGATTTCATTTACAAACCAAGACATAAATATTGAAGAAAATATCATTGAAGGAATAATTACAGACATTTTCCCGTCACCTGAATTCTACAGCGTGGTTGTTGATGCCGGAGTTAATTTTTATGTTAGAGTGAAAAAACAGGATATGAAACTTTTATCTGTTAATATTGGCGGCAAAATACGGGTTCAAATTCTGCCTGAAGTTGTAATTCCTGTTAAAAGAGATACAACGTAA